The following proteins come from a genomic window of Rutidosis leptorrhynchoides isolate AG116_Rl617_1_P2 chromosome 10, CSIRO_AGI_Rlap_v1, whole genome shotgun sequence:
- the LOC139873527 gene encoding probable transmembrane ascorbate ferrireductase 3 → MDGITRATLYTTYTRITVLAHLFGILANILMLIWLLHYREGLDLDSSSPYRIFNVHPFLMFFGFIFLTGEAMMAYKTLPADRQTQKYLHMFLNLCALVLGVVGIHAAFKFHDKMNIVDMYSLHSWIGIGTFCLFILQWLFGFSLFLFPKAPPVIRARLAPWHIASGRMLLYMAICAAETGLMQKFTFMQLTNNHESYLINFLALLILLFGITVDLSVLWTFRLSNAL, encoded by the exons ATGGATGGTATTACTCGCGCCACTTTATATACGACCTACACTAGAATCACAGTATTGGCACACTTGTTTGGTATCTTAGCAAATATCCTCATGCTAATTTGGTTGTTGCACTATCGCGAAGGACTTGATCTTGATTCATCCAGTCCATATCGTATATTTAAC GTTCACCCTTTTCTTATGTTCTTTGGATTCATATTCCTCACGGGTGAAG CGATGATGGCGTACAAAACGTTACCGGCTGATAGACAAACGCAGAAGTATTTACATATGTTCTTGAATCTTTGTGCTCTCGTTTTGGGCGTTGTGGGTATACATGCAGCATTCAAATTCCATGATAAGATGAATATAGTTGATATGTATAGCTTGCATTCTTGGATCGGCATTGGCACTTTCTGCCTTTTCATCTTGCAG TGGTTATTTGGGTTCAGTTTATTTCTGTTTCCAAAAGCACCACCAGTGATAAGAGCAAGGTTAGCACCATGGCACATTGCTAGCGGAAGAATGTTGTTATACATGGCGATATGTGCAGCTGAAACAGGACTGATGCAAAAATTTACGTTTATGCAGCTCACGAATAATCACGAAAGTTATTTGATCAACTTCCTTGCTTTGTTGATCCTGTTATTTGGGATCACAGTTGATCTTTCAGTCCTTTGGACGTTTCGTTTGAGTAACGCGCTATAA
- the LOC139870426 gene encoding probable ribose-5-phosphate isomerase 3, chloroplastic, translating into MPVEVVQFCWKYYLIRLQELFKDEGCDAKSRLDDNGKPYVTDNMNYIVDLYYKTPIKDAWAPGKEISKFEGVVEHGLFLDMTTACIIAGKDGVSVNTK; encoded by the coding sequence ATGCCAGTTGAAGTAGTCCAATTTTGTTGGAAATATTATTTAATTAGATTACAAGAATTGTTTAAAGATGAAGGTTGTGATGCTAAATCGAGATTAGATGATAATGGGAAACCTTATGTGACCGATAATATGAATTATATCGTCGATTTGTATTATAAGACACCGATTAAGGACGCTTGGGCTCCGGGTAAAGAGATTAGTAAGTTTGAAGGTGTGGTTGAACATGGGTTGTTTTTGGATATGACCACTGCTTGTATTATTGCTGGTAAAGATGGTGTTAGTGTTAATACTAAGTGA